In Erigeron canadensis isolate Cc75 chromosome 7, C_canadensis_v1, whole genome shotgun sequence, one DNA window encodes the following:
- the LOC122607494 gene encoding uncharacterized protein LOC122607494, whose amino-acid sequence MNFLGLRSQSSATAAQPLPSPPPLHKHPPTPTLEDFVSSAAAAAEQHDPFPLASFAVDDYATAQGGTAFPLLTSKPLVDKHIDVSQQQGWITIPTKELPDSWDNEPDMLSFRSFDRPFVFPGEQVHVLACLSAYKQDTEVITPFKVAEMMSKNGIGRNAKKQNGEIRHGSSPAPEVASSSSNAHDSDENDSGKTELQKDFSTGESLLRMEDHRRQTEVLLQKFRNSHFFARIAEADEPLWSKRKPHETFRESTEMIGGKFSAYDDNKTLSNASVDRESLDASTSGGVARNGFKCVSLANGDIVVLLQLNIGLECLKEPVLEIIQFEKHEVRSVNDESSSYLNQDSCGDLLKWLLPLENSLVSPSRSISPPQLSSNSNIRSTSTKMNPSGSSASPIFSFGHFRSYSMSSIPPNTVPPVSPINTTSSLVDLEDQDHFSSNSSGKDEKGEGEGLLSFRGVPLEPERFSVRCGLEGIYIPGRRWRRKVEIIQPVEISSFVADCNTEDLLCVQIKNVSPAHLPDIVIYLDTITIIHEEASKGGPPLSLPIACTEAGNDHCLPNLALRRGEEHSFILKPATSLWRNSKCQSERRHRSSSVHVPSNVDLGLLPGDKYAVLVSCRCNYTESRLFFKQPTSWRPRMSRDLLISVASQMSRPTLGSDDRAPQLPVQVLTLEASNLTSEDLTLTVLAPASFTSLPSVVSLNSTPTSPMTSFDDRTGGDNRQSISFKALTSASNNQRHSHDNVPQSSSFNDQTVSITDVLPRSDLGCTHLWLQSRVPLGCIPGRSTATIKLELLPLTDGLITLDSLQISVKEKGLTYVPEKSLKINATSSLSTGII is encoded by the exons ATGAATTTTCTGGGGTTGCGGTCTCAGTCGTCAGCGACTGCAGCTCAACCTctaccatcaccaccaccgttGCATAAGCACCCTCCCACTCCAACATTAGAGGATTTTGTAtcttctgctgctgctgctgctgaacaaCACGATCCATTCCCGTTAGCCTCTTTTGCTGTTGATGATTATGCAACTGCTCAGGGGGGAACTGCTTTTCCGCTCCTAACTTCTAAGCCTCTTGTTGATAAACATATCGACGTTTCTCAACAACAAggatggatcaccattccaacca AGGAGCTTCCTGATAGTTGGGATAACGAGCCAGATATGCTATCTTTTAGATCTTTTGACCGCCCTTTTGTTTTCCCAG gAGAACAAGTTCATGTTCTAGCATGCTTGTCTGCATATAAGCAGGATACAGAAGTTATCACACCCTTCAAGGTTGCTGAAATGATGAGTAAGAATGGCATTGGCCGAAATGCCAAAAAGCAAAATGGTGAAATCAGACATGGATCTTCACCTGCTCCCGAGGTGGCTTCTTCAAGTTCTAATGCTCATGATTCAGATGAAAATGATAGTGGCAAAACTGAACTTCAGAAGGATTTTTCCACCGGGGAATCTCTTCTCAGGATGGAAGATCACAGAAGGCAAACTGAAGTGTTGCTACAAAAATTTAGAAATTCCCACTTTTTTGCGCGGATTGCTGAGGCAGATGAGCCACTTTGGTCGAAAAGAAAACCCCATGAAACATTTAGAGAATCAACGGAAATGATTGGTGGAAAGTTCAGTGCATATGATGATAATAAGACCCTTTCGAACGCTTCAGTTGATAGAGAAAGTCTTGATGCTAGTACCTCAGGCGGTGTGGCAAGAAATGGGTTTAAATGTGTTTCACTTGCTAATGGAGATATAGTG GTGCTGTTACAGTTAAACATTGGCTTGGAATGTTTAAAAGAACCTGTCTTAGAAATTATTCAGTTTGAAAAACATGAAGTGAGAAGTGTAAATGACGAAAGTTCAAGTTACTTGAATCAGGATTCTTGTGGAGATCTCTTGAAGTGGTTGCTTCCTTTGGAAAATTCTTTGGTTTCTCCGTCTCGTTCCATATCTCCCCCGCAATTGAGCTCCAATTCAAATATTCGTAGCACCTCTACAAAGATGAATCCTTCAGGCTCATCTGCTTCTCCCATTTTTTCATTTGGCCACTTTAGGAGTTATTCTATGTCCTCCATTCCTCCAAACACCGTACCACCAGTTTCACCCATTAATACCACATCAAGCCTTGTTGATCTAGAAGATCAGGATCACTTCTCATCTAATAGTTCTGGGAAAGATGAAAAAGGAGAAGGTGAAGGACTTCTGTCTTTCCGTGGTGTCCCACTGGAGCCAGAAAGGTTTTCTGTTCGCTGTGGACTAGAAGGTATTTACATCCCAGGTAGACGATGGAGGAGGAAAGTTGAAATAATACAACCTGTGGAGATCTCTTCTTTTGTTGCTGATTGCAATACAGAAGACCTTCTGTGTGTTCAGATAAAG AATGTTTCTCCGGCACATCTGCCAGATATTGTGATATATCTGgatacaataacaataatacacGAGGAGGCTTCCAAGGGTGGACCTCCTTTGTCTTTACCAATCGCATGTACCGAAGCGGGGAATGACCACTGCTTGCCAAATTTAGCCCTCAG GAGAGGGGAAGAACACTCGTTCATTCTGAAACCAGCAACATCACTGTGGAGGAACAGCAAGTGTCAAAGCGAGAGAAGACATCGATCATCAAGTGTTCATGTCCCCTCTAATGTAGATCTTGGTTTACTGCCTGGTGATAAGTATGCTGTTTTAGTGTCATGTCGATGCAACTATACTG AATCTAGGTTGTTCTTCAAGCAGCCAACAAGTTGGCGACCACGTATGTCAAGGGATCTTTTGATATCTGTTGCATCTCAAATGTCACGGCCAACTCTTGGTTCAGATGACAGAGCCCCTCAGTTACCTGTTCAG GTTTTAACACTTGAGGCATCAAATCTTACATCAGAAGATCTAACTCTAACAGTGCTTGCTCCAGCCTCATTTACTTCTCTTCCTTCTGTGGTGTCTCTAAATTCCACACCCACATCACCCATGACCTCTTTTGATGATAGAACTGGTGGTGACAATAGACAGAGTATTTCCTTCAAGGCACTCACTTCAGCATCTAACAATCAGAGACACAGTCATGACAATGTGCCTCAAAGCAGCTCCTTCAATGATCAAACAGTTTCCATCACTGACGTGCTTCCAAGAAGTGATCTGGGATGTACACACTTGTGGTTGCAAAGTAGAGTTCCTTTAGG GTGTATTCCTGGTAGATCTACGGCGACCATCAAGCTTGAGTTACTTCCTCTTACTGATGGCTTAATTACTCTAGATTCTTTACAGATTAGCGTTAAGGAGAAAG GTTTAACCTATGTTCCAGAGAAGTCCTTGAAGATAAATGCAACTTCAAGCTTAAGTACCGGTATTATCTAA
- the LOC122607370 gene encoding probable nucleoside diphosphate kinase 5, translated as MLSGGGEFIITVILAASIVGSSLSHSSSATVDLESERTLAIVKPDGVSGDYTSSIRKIIQESGFSIQREVTLHLDEDRVTRFYAEHSTKSFFPSLVKYMTSGPVLVMTLQKNNAVADWRALIGPTDAHKAKVTHPDSIRAMCGESLERNCVHGSDSPESAAREISFFFTDTSPEGTTLKHDEL; from the exons ATGCTGAGCGGCGGTGGTGAATTTATAATTACCGTTATTTTAGCAGCCTCCATCGTTGGTTCCTCCTTATCACACAG CTCATCGGCTACTGTGGATTTAGAAAGCGAGAGGACACTAGCAATAGTGAAACCAGATGGGGTTTCGGGTGACTATACTAGCTCAATAAGGAAGATTATACAGGAATCTGGCTTCAGCATCCAAAGAGAAGTTACACTACACCTTGATGAAGATAGGGTGACTAGATTTTATGCCGAGCACTCTACAAAGAGTTTCTTTCCAAGCCTTGTTAAATATATGACAAG TGGCCCAGTTTTGGTAATGACCCTGCAGAAAAATAACGCTGTTGCTGATTGGCGTGCTCTTATCGGACCGACTGATGCACACAAGGCTAAAGTTACCCATCCGGATAG CATCAGAGCCATGTGCGGGGAGAGTTTAGAGCGAAACTGTGTTCATGGTTCAGATTCACCAGAGTCAGCTGCAAGGGagatttcatttttcttcacagATACGTCTCCAG AAGGAACAACTTTGAAGCACGATGAACTCTGA
- the LOC122607152 gene encoding protein NEGATIVE GRAVITROPIC RESPONSE OF ROOTS — MKFFNWMQSKFNGAQGRNATSTAHYHVAKQEPRKEEFSDWPQGLLTIGTFGNNNNNEHLPIHENEEEINYNQETDQATTETSSPDLSDFTPEEVGKLQKELTNLLSCRKKQDMIPGDLPLDRFLNCPSSLEVDRRLSMRLNGSEGGGNDDKEEIDRTIRVILGRCKDICTDNTKKAIIGKKSISFLFKKIFVCSSGFPTSSIPSTLRSDHHHHHHPLPESRMEKLLRAMLKNKINNPQNSQSSSARKFIESSRRSPCRKGEAEEDISTKWVKTDSECE, encoded by the exons ATGAAG TTTTTCAATTGGATGCAAAGTAAATTCAATGGTGCACAAGGGCGGAATGCAACGTCCACTGCTCATT ATCATGTGGCCAAGCAAGAACCCCGGAAAGAAGAGTTTAGTGATTGGCCTCAGGGATTACTCACAATAGGAACCTTtgggaacaacaacaacaacgagcATCTACCGATTcatgaaaatgaagaagaaatcaATTACAATCAAGAAACTGATCAGGCCACAACAGAAACATCATCACCTGATCTTTCTGACTTCACACCCGAAGAGGTTGGCAAACTTCAGAAAGAGTTGACGAATCTATTGTCCTGCAGGAAAAAGCAAGACATGATTCCTGGTGATCTGCCATTGGATAGGTTCCTTAACTGTCCTTCAAGCTTGGAGGTTGACCGCAGGCTTTCGATGAGACTCAATGGCAGCGAAGGAGGAGGCAACGATGATAAAGAAGAGATAGATCGCACGATTAGAGTTATCCTTGGTAGGTGCAAAGACATTTGTACCGATAACACTAAGAAAGCAATCATTGGGaaaaaatcaatttcatttcttttcaagAAGATCTTCGTCTGCAGCAGCGGGTTTCCAACATCATCGATTCCTAGCACTTTACGTagtgatcatcatcatcatcatcatccactTCCAGAATCAAGAATGGAGAAG CTACTAAGGGCTATGCTTAAGAACAAGATCAATAACCCTCAAAATTCTCAATCATCGTCAGCAAGGAAGTTCATAGAGTCCAGTAGACGATCACCCTGCAGGAAAGGGGAAGCAGAGGAGGATATTAGcaccaaatgggtcaaaaccGATTCTGAATGTGAGTAG